In one uncultured Methanoregula sp. genomic region, the following are encoded:
- a CDS encoding HEAT repeat domain-containing protein, protein MEGLPDFSSGNGKDDPENIRHDERLAHFIGLLLDDDEMNRWKAAEALGRIGNPAAVAPLIDTLWDDDARVRLKAAWALGRIGEPDALRPLQRLYRMESEDAQEIIQEALESIKSSLRSSR, encoded by the coding sequence ATGGAAGGACTCCCGGATTTTTCTTCCGGAAACGGAAAGGACGATCCTGAAAACATACGCCACGATGAAAGACTGGCACATTTTATTGGGCTACTTCTTGATGATGATGAGATGAACCGCTGGAAAGCAGCGGAGGCTCTGGGACGAATCGGGAATCCCGCAGCTGTTGCACCACTCATCGACACTCTCTGGGATGACGATGCCCGGGTGAGGCTCAAGGCCGCCTGGGCACTGGGGCGGATCGGGGAACCGGATGCACTCCGGCCTCTCCAGCGACTCTACCGTATGGAAAGCGAGGATGCGCAGGAGATCATACAAGAAGCACTCGAATCGATCAAGAGTTCCCTGCGGTCATCCCGATGA
- a CDS encoding RDD family protein, with protein sequence MSDEPQITEPVCISPVPPEKTLYLAKWSSRFWAWLIDIILITLFLNIVHGLLEPIWVLPFYWDIPHWDPFALGFQTIFFFLYWTIMEGFRGQSIGKMVMNLKVVNRDGTKIHYGKAAIESLGKTFVPILVLDCLIGWLGMPNTKLRVFNRISNTIVIKTDYKEPSGIQYVKEKE encoded by the coding sequence ATGTCAGATGAACCTCAGATAACCGAGCCGGTATGTATCAGCCCGGTCCCACCGGAAAAGACACTCTACCTGGCAAAATGGTCCTCGCGGTTCTGGGCCTGGCTCATTGATATCATCCTCATCACGCTCTTTCTGAATATCGTTCACGGTCTTCTTGAACCGATCTGGGTTCTGCCATTCTACTGGGATATTCCCCACTGGGATCCGTTCGCACTGGGATTCCAGACTATCTTCTTCTTCCTGTACTGGACTATCATGGAAGGGTTCAGGGGACAGTCAATCGGCAAGATGGTGATGAACCTGAAAGTGGTCAACAGGGATGGTACAAAAATCCACTACGGGAAAGCAGCCATTGAAAGTCTCGGGAAGACATTTGTTCCCATTCTCGTCCTTGACTGCCTGATCGGCTGGCTTGGTATGCCGAATACGAAGCTCAGGGTTTTTAACCGGATATCCAATACCATTGTCATCAAGACCGACTACAAGGAGCCTTCAGGCATCCAGTATGTCAAGGAAAAAGAGTGA